One window of Gymnogyps californianus isolate 813 chromosome 10, ASM1813914v2, whole genome shotgun sequence genomic DNA carries:
- the TMEM212 gene encoding LOW QUALITY PROTEIN: transmembrane protein 212 (The sequence of the model RefSeq protein was modified relative to this genomic sequence to represent the inferred CDS: deleted 2 bases in 1 codon) gives MKVKSLYEVARGILITFRIINIFPGIFAFFPVFSYKPWFFRRSVCLTSPIWNGALWEASFAFGILSIMGASVQFAAAIASLLLGPHCYCSLAGIAGTNYLGYTVLFLFPYTDFPNLCKDPSRYQRYPLTLQILDLCSSLAMFRAFLGL, from the exons ATGAAAGTGAAGAGCTTGTATGAAGTTGCCAGAGGGATACTTATTACCTTTAGgattataaacatt tttcctggaatttttgcttttttccctgttttttcttataAGCCCTGGTTCTTCAGACGGAGTGTTTGCCTCACCAGTCCCATTTGGAATGGAGCTTTA TGGGAGGCTAGTTTTGCCTTCGGCATCCTGAGCATCATGGGTGCTTCAGTACAGTTTGCTGCTGCCATTGCATCTCTTCTCCTTGGCCCACACTGCTACTGCTCGCTTGCTGGGATCGCTGGGACCAACTACCTGGGTTATACAGTCCTGTTCCTTTTTCCCTACACTGACTTCCCAAACCTCTGCAAAGACCCATCGCGCTATCAGCGGTACCCACTCACCCTGCAAATACTGGACCTGTGCTCAAGTTTGGCCATGTTCCGTGCATTTTTGGGTTTGTGA